The genomic window GTCTGCTCGCTGGTTATTGGTTGAAAGCTTTTAAACGCACGGCGGTTCACGGTTTCAGAATCAGGTTCAGAATCAGATTCAGAATCAGTTTTataatctgttgtgttttttatggtGCTCTTGGtacatacacattatacatattTTAGTATTCACTACAACCCTACCTTTAATTTACCTGTACCGTCCTGCCTCACCACAGCTGAATAACAGTTACTTTATGCATCAGTATCAGTTACTTATGTGGTAAAGTTTAATCCCCACTAAAATAATTCATAGACTGAGAGTTATAAAGAGCtaaatctttaaaatgtaacacacaaaataaaaaaagttaccACAGAGCAAAAAGCTTCTTCCGATATTCCTGTTATAGGAAAACACATCAGCAGGATATGATGCAAAAGTGTCGTCAAATAAACCAGAGGGTGATGGGCTCCTGAACACAGAAACGTGTTCACCCTATCGTCCagaggtcatgagttcaaataaCAAAGCCATTGATTAATTGATGTTGCCAGCACAGAAGAGCAAATATCTTTTAACCAGGGTTGCCAATTTCCATCCCAGCTACTGTAAAGCTCAAAAACCACACAAAAGTCCTGAATGACCAAACATATTAGCATTTGTTAGAGGTtgatatgttgtttttttccaccttaGGCTTTGTGTGGGAATCAAGGTCACTGTgatgcacacacatttctgttgtaTGGATGTGATGGACTCATTGATGAGACTTAATCCTGAATTCTAATACAAGTTCACGGCGGAAGCATTTCTTTGCTTTTAATAGCTCTGACAGCTCTGACAATAACAGTCTTGTGTTCTGCTCCACTGAAAATGTTCAAAGAGAGTGAGCATGGAGCAGCATGATTCCTGTCCTAGTAGGTAGGCCCCTATTAGTTCTTGTTGTACAGTAGTTCCCATTATtgactatatttatatatattgacTTGAAGCAACCCATATATGtcacttgaaagtttgtgaaccctttagaaattcctatatttctacataaatatgacccaaaacatcatagGATTTGCACACAAATGTACGcactaaaagtaaacaaagtgaacacaattaaacaaatgagccaaaaatATTCCACAAAACAGAACAGCATGGACACTGGGATTTTGGTGGGTGTCCTCATATGAATtgcttgcttcaggtccttccaCAATTTTCCTTTGGATTCAAGTCAGgacattgacttggccattcttaaacattatttttgttcctccctaatcattctttggtagacagacttgggtgcttgtgaccgtcttggtgtatgacccaTTTTCTCTTAGATTTCAGGAGAAAGCCCCCATGCTCCCCTTCATTCTGTAAATCATTCTCCATTCATTGCATCTTTCTCAAGtagtatgtaaatatgtaaatccttactattaaaatgtttactgttctcATGCCAGATATGTACCAAGAGCACcttaaaaaccacaacaaattaCCTGTGTGTTTACGCACACTTGGCGAATAAAgcagattctgattctgattgagtttcagttcatggacagatattttgccatttttctttagaattcactggtataattctaaattcattgttccatcaatgatggcaagctGTCCTGGACCAGATGCAGAAATGCAGGCCTAAATCATGATACTgtcaccaccatgtttcaccaTGTAATTCAGAAAAAGAataccaaaaagttctattttgttcaacattatctttatctttaacatTATCAAACTAAAGTGTTAtcactgttctttaaataaaatagggcATTCACAGAGACCCATTCAGATAGATCAgataaatactttaaatactAATCCTAGAGGCTCACATACTTTTTTGCCTCttacatatatacaatattgtaacattttttgaataaaacaatgactaagtataatatatttgtctgatctgtttgattgtgttcactttgtctctttttGGGACTTGTGTGAagatctgatgatgttttggatCATATTTATACAGAACTATAGAAATTTCTAAAGTGTTCAGAAACTTtcaatcaaaacacacacacacacatatatgcattatatatttttttgttatttttgctgGAGGACATCATGTTCAAACATGCAGGAAGGTCTGTGGAATGCTAATAACAGTAGTTACAACCGTTTAAATTTAGACTTGCATACGGCGGACATACGGCGTATGTCACAGATGtctaatgatgtaaatgatctTCGTTAATCCTCCATAAGTCATTAACTAATATTAGCATCTAATAGTATTAGCAGCTTTTTCATATACGTCTCGAAGGCTGTTAATTGATACGCTAAGAATAAattaatcagtaaaaaaaacatttgtttattatcaatAGACTACTTATATGTAGTAAAATTTTCAGAGTACAGCTGATACATATGAGCTGTTTCAGGTGTCGGACAGTGTACTGTACTTAACCTACAATCATAATATCCTGACAATATTTCTACTTGCTACAAGCCTACACCCGTGCTATTATGTTACGGTAAACTAGAGTCTGCTACCTCCCTTTGTCTTCAGGGTAAAGCCGCGCTAACTAGTGACGTCAAGTGCAGCGAACATATCCAGCTGGTAGAGTGACGATGTCACATTTTTTTATGACGATCCTCCTCCTATTTAAATGCTGAATGCAGAGCTACCAGACTCGGCACTTAGAGTCTGTTTCCAGTACGAGTCATGCTGGTCATCAAGACATGGATATGACAAAGTAAAGAATGCAAAACTGTCTTTCCTTTAGAATTTCACTTTAGAGGCATAAACGTAAAAGTCGTAGCAAAACATCCTAGGTTTTTATTGCGTCTGCTGATTTCTGACAGAGTGAAGGGATGGAGATCGAGTCTATGGCAGCGAACACTGCTCTGATCAGGGCTAGAGAAGGTAAGATagcttttatttcatcttgTCCCTGACAAAAATTAGAAATGTTACTTTTAAAGAATTTATAGAAATGATTGCGCTTGAACTTCTAGTTGAAGCTAAATAATTCTATTGATGCCACCTGTTCTTACAGACCTGTACGCATCTTAGCTTCGAGTCTTAATCCTGAATCTTTTGCAACACAGCCAAGCCGCTATAGTGACTTTTAGTAATGGATTAGTGAAACGGTTGCAAAATTACAACACAGCACACCTAGACTTACTGGCACACAATATCCAAAATGACCCAGGTGACTGAAATCCATCAGGTGTCGTGTCCTAAATCAGCACTCTAGCTTTAGAAATGCATATGAAGAAATTAGACTTTAGAAATCCTTACTCTGTAACTTATGAAAACTTTCAATATGTCCATTTTcattctacacaaacacacacaaactctgtgTAGGTGCTAAGGACTATTTGCAAAACACCacattccacttttttttttctcctcgcTCAGTCCTTGCCCATATAAAACACGTCACAGCACTCAGGAAACAGATACATATCTGATAACTGCTAAGGTCCCAAACAGGTTGGACTCGTGTCTATTTGTGCAAGAGCTAAAATTAGAAGGCTAAATTCGCGAACCTGTCGGTTGAGTCATAAAGTGTAAGGAACAACTATTTAAACTGTGAAAAGACTAATACTTATAATTATCAACTTAGCTGTGCAGCAGGTGTCAAATTCGAATCGTTCACTTCATTTCATCGTATCGAATTAACAACGGTTTAAAAATGATATTTCAGCACTAGAAACTGCATAAAGAATCATTACGAAAATGtgtataataagaataacaaaatttaattacaaattttaaacattttaaaggaaGTAAACAAGCACAATATTGTATTcaaaatatatctaataaaataatatacttttttttcatttggtgATGTGttccagatttttatttatttattttttttaattcaactcaatttatttatgtagaacttttaattcaattgacattgtctcaaagcagctttacagaagcatagaaacaatCAAAAtcgtaaagtttaaaattaaattactatttatctatAACATCTTTcgataatgagcaagcctgagctGACGGTGGCATGagatatgatgaagaaaccttgagaggaaccagactaagAAGGgaatttcattcacatgtgggtgacactggacagaaaataaagtcaatgtaaataatttcctttctacaaCGGTTTATTGTAGAGTGGAATTGTGAACCAAGAGCTCAGAGTCATTtatgagttcattacagacttaacactaatccTTTCCTACCAAAGTTCTTTCCATCGGTTGTTTCCGATCTTGAAACTTTACATCTATTTGTGAGATATTCAGAGACGTTTAATAGAATTATTCAGGCTTCTGAAAGGACTGAATGAATTAAGAATCTTTAATATCAGACCACACGTGGAATGCAGGTGTGGCgtttatatacatacatctCAAAAGCGATACCATCTTTTAACTTTCTTCCATTACTTCCTGCAACTATTATTAACTTATGCAATAATTCCATACTAATTAATACCTGGAATGTTTTTGCAAACTTGACTGTCCACAATTTTAATAACCAGGCATCTATTTTGTCGTTATATAAATGCTAAGACAATCCAGTGTTTGTATTTCAGACTCAGGTTGAAGTTGTTTTAGACAGACTCGATTGTTTGCGTAAAAGCAAACGACTCACAACTGCACACTTGAAGGtgggagaataaataaaagaaagagaacTTAAGAGATCTGCAGGTAGTTTAAATTGAATCtcactgcacaaaaaaaaaaaaaaagaaatgatgatAGTGCAGGTACATTGGCAAATCAGTTATAGCTAGACTTGCAGAAAAAAAGTTTGGTCACCTAAATCCTCCGACACTTGCCcaaatctgaaaaataatggaCTCGTTACTTTTGGAAGATTTGTGCTGTACtatagtattatatattgtaaacgtatatatatatatatatatatatatatatatatatatatatatatatatatatatatatatatatatatatatatataatgaataaatatgtatatatgtttttactATATATTGATATATGGTAATTGTAtaagataaaacaaaacatttttttctccttaataatattttgcaatatttttCAAGTGCCAAGAtttctaattcttttttttccttaactttatttttttttcaggagtttagctcataaaaatgaaatatgtctTTAAAATCTATAAGACCATATGTTTTCTAGTTAGAGTAGCTAGCTGGTTAAGTCTTTTAAACGATCTCATTAAGTTAGCTAGCTGGTTAGGTTTTGTTGTTAATCTGCCTTCGCTTTCATGACAAAACAGTTATTAAGCATTAACTAATCagcaaaaacattaacaaacttCAAGGTTTGTCTGGTTCAGCAAAGTATTTTGCTTTGTGCACTAGCTTGTCGTGCAGGGTCAGGCATTTAGGAgcctacatttaaaatgacacagCACCCATAATTTACTTCAGTTTCTCAGTACGCCTGAATAAACTAAGCAATCAGGAATATAAATGTGTTGGGAGGAAGATGAAAGACTGCAGAATAATTGCGTGGAGATTATCGAGGACTATTTAGAGAACCAGTGCTCTATAGCAGAGGTGTTTAATTCCAGATATCTGAGGAATGGAATCTGGCGCAGTGTGGTAGTTTCCCCGTTCTGACACACCTCCTGAAAGAACAGTAATTAAATGGTTATTAGTGAATGGATGGAAATCAAAAACACGGATTGTTTGGGTGGTTTATCTAGAATAGTTTGATAAGCGTTCTGTAGAAAATATAAACGGAGATGTAAAGATTTTACAATTTTGACAGTGTCTCAAACAGTGTTATGTTACCAGGACTAAATAAAGAACGTGATTAcagtataatacattttaaaagcaattaACAATGTTACCTTAAGAACATAAGGACATGTGTTACCAGTACTCGTGAAGTATCAAAGGATGTAATAGAGAAGCAGATCTTAAAGTCTTAAGTTtagtactttattaatccccatggGAAAATCCATGTCACAACAGCCGCAAGAGCATCGGTAAGGATTaggacttaacacaagagcaCACAATAAACTTAAAGCACCCAATAAACTCACAAAAAATTCTGCAAATAAGAAGTACAAATATACTTATATAACATATGAAAGTTATTTACAGTACAggcagagagactgagagttcTGTACATAATAACTGTACAAATATACTCTACAAACAGTCCTAGAACAGcatgtagtagtagtagtagtagtgtatTTATTCTAGTAGTAGCTCTGTATTTATTCTAATAAATGCTATACAGTgaagttatctaatcagccaatcagcacCATGCATAAAATAGCACAGAAGTCTGAACAACAAGGAAATCTGGTCTCTATGACTTTTTCTCttgttgttggtgccagattgGTTTGGTTGGAGTATTTTACAACTTGCTGATCTGgtaatttcacacacaacagtctcttgAAGTGATGCAGAACaagatggaaaagaaaaaaaagcacccAGTGAGCTGAGAACCTGCAGGGTTAAACACGTTCTCGACTGGAGAGATCTGAGGAGTATGTAGACTGGTCTGAGCCAACAGGAAGGATATAGTTAATCATATAAGCGCACTCTATAACTCTTGTCACTCAAGAAGCTTTGTGTTAAGCACAAACTGAAATTCTAGTAGCAATTGCAGGAAATGAGGAGAATTAATGCAGTGTTTAACATGTAATGTGTTGTTTATAACAACATCAAAAGCAATCCAAATCGAATAACATGAACCCTCGAGGTTAAACTATTAGTAGTTAGGTTAAAACTCTGATTATAATACCTTAACTAAACAAATTCTCTGTATGCAGATTGGCTTTGATTAAGCTCTAAGAAAGCTTTTGTGTAATATGATTAAAGCAACGCAAGTGAAATGACTTCCTTCCCAGTGGCATCCACCCTTCTCTAACAGTAAAAGCCATTCATAAAGGGCATATATATGAGCATATAAAGCTACTACCACACCTCTCTGTAGCCAAAGCAACAATGTCAGGTATCTACAGTAGATGAACCAGTAGAACTAGGCACAAGAGTTCATTTCCAGGTGCGTTTTTATACTTTCAAGTGCAGCTTTCAAGTAAGCTGTACTTACTACCTTAGCAGTGTAAGCTGATATGATCGAGGTGGTTGTTCCCATCAGTTAGACATgcacagaaaagaaaacttGAAGAATTTCAGGTTTATCATGATGCTGGCTTGGATAAGGTGTCTAGATTATAGATATTTTCTGTTGAACTGAAATGCACGAGAAGTTGTTACTAAATTTAGTGAGAACTGGTACTATATCATTTATGATGTCATAATCACTTTCTTTGTCCTGGAACAATCATTCCTTCACCTTTTCCCCCCTTGAAGGTAGGTAATAAGATAACTATAGCTGGTCATGTAGCCAAGAAACTGAAAAACCCTCCATGCCTAAGATTTGGGATGGGATTTGGGAAacttacaaagcactgacactggagactccttccgaaGTCACAAATGATGCCattatcacattttatttgtgtaaccATTTGCAAAATCTTTAAATGAATAACTATGTGTATATAACAAACCCTAGAAATGTTCGTCATAAATATTCTATAGTTCACATTGTGTAAAAGATTTATGTATGTCAAGCTAATTCTCAAGAACATGTTTAATAGGAACATATCAAAAAGCCAAATGTTTTTTCTGGGCTCAGGTTGTAATTTGTATGTAGACAGATTTCCAATTTTAATAAGTGTTTTTATAACAATTGTGTTTCTCTCTTATGTCCCTGAAGGTGGTGGTGGCAAGCACAAAGGGAGAAGCAGGAGGTGGAAAGAGCTGCTGCAGTTTCCTCACATTAACGAGTGCGCCGGACTGGAACAGAATGTTGGTGAGATGCTGAAtgcaaataagaaaaatgaaattatatatatatatgtatatatatatatatgtatatatatgtatatatatatacatatatatatatatatatatatatatatgtatatatatagcataGCACCAGAGTTAAGGagctgacctgtgtgtgtgtgtgttacagaacgAGACTACTATAGCCTGTGTGTGGAACAGCCTATAGGAAAGGCATTATTCCAACGCTACTGTGAGACAAAACCAGACCTCAAATGCTGCATTGACTTTCTGAATGAAACGGTATGCACTGTAATGTGGTTCAAAAGTGCCGCCACAGCACAGAGCCTTGATTTCATTCCCACTcaacacttttgggatgaactggaacgctGACTGTGCCCCAGGTCTTCTCGACCGTCATCAGAGCCTGGCCTTACTAAtcctcttgtagctgaatgaacccAAATCCCTAGAGCAACACCCCAAAAACTTATCAAAATCCTTCCCAGGATCTGaaaggggaataaatctggaaaggGATGCACTAAAatgcacatatgggtgtgatgggtgtcatataaataataacaataaaataataatcataacaaCAGTTAATAAGAGTATATAAATTTGAATTCTACGTCTTTAAAAAGTACTGAAACTGGAGATCCATAAATTCTAACAaacagctaataaaaaaaatttccatATGAACAACATTGACATTTAAAACCCTTTATGATAGTGTGTCCATTCAACAAACCCACTTGTTACTGTAGAAACGTTTACAAttgatattaataaattattattattattattattattattattattattattaacatgaaGCTTCCTGCAACTTAGCTAGCTGTTGAGGTCTttgcttatgttttttttttcccccaggaaGAGCATGATGTAATACCACCCGAAAAATGGAAAAGCTACGGGAATGAAATTATTTCAAAGTATCTCAACACTAAGGTAAACAAACCTATATACCACTGTTCACAGTATTACTGAACTAGTAACACCCCAGGGGTTAAATCTGGATCTGGAGAGCTccctcatttttaaaaatcaatgaaAAATTCCCTGAAACAGAAATGACGTCTAGCACTAATTTAGCACTAATTCACTTATACCAAAGCCATCATGTGTTAGATAAAGGTATAACCTTGAAAAGTATTCAGTAGTTTTCAGTCATACAGTAGCTTTACCCTCCTTGAGAGGAGGTCTTGACTTGTTCTTGGCTAAATCCTGGACATATCTTGGACTTACCAATGTACACAATTCTCAACAAAAAATGCCCATGATTGGTTGGTGTCAGTCTGATTGACAGGTGGGAGAGTAACACAGGCCCTCCCACCTAAACAGAACGGCAAGTCACGCTCTCCTGATAATAATGCAAACCCTTTTCTGTTGTACCACTCGAATGCCTCTTGTCATTGATATAATTTTTAATACCTCTGTATAATCCCATGTACACTGCTGGTACTAGTAGATGAATAGAGCTTTCCAAATCCTTATTGATCCTCTGGACATTTTAATGATGTGAGACTAGACAAGACAAGATCATAAGACacgcaaataaaaaacaagaagattACTAGACTGATATCCTGTACATATCTAGCttgtatttttcttgtttatatTAGCTTATGTATATGTTCAGTCTCCTCAATTTGTGCAGGAGATACCAGATAACCATCGGGAGATATGCAAGCAAAACCTGGAACAAGACATTTCCTACAGTCTTTTCAGCGACTGCAGAAAGTGAGTTTCTTTCTACCCCTCCGAAAGACACGTCTTGTTTCGGGAGCACTTTATTATCTATAATATCTACACGACCACTAAATGACCATGTTTATGTTTTCTTGTTCCAGAACTCTGCATGAATATTTAAGCGGAGAGCCTTTCAAAGATTATCAGAAGAGCATGTATTTTGACCGTTTCCTTCAGTGGAAGATGATTGAAAGGTTtgatagattattttttttttagcaaaaatgATGGTGCATATCTGTGTATAAAGGAAAACGCGTATCTAAACACGTTTCTGCCCATAGATACCCAGTCACAAGGAGCTCATTTCGAGAATACCGGGTTTTGGGAAAAGGAGGATTTGGGGAGGTAAGGAACGATGCAGGCCTTTACGTCAGCAAAAGTTGTAGAAGAATATTCACAAACATTTACTTTCAGTGAATGCGAGTAAAATAGAAATCTCTCTGCAACCTTGTTGTGTCACttctaaatatgaaaatgaaattacATGCTATTCACCTGACATGTCACACCTCAGGTATGTGCATGCCAGGCTCGGGCATCCGGCAAAATGTACGCTTGTAAGAAACTGGAAAAGAAGCGCATCAAGAAGCAGAAGGCAGAAATCATGGCGCTCAACGAAAAGCAAATCCTGGAGAAAGTGAACAGCAGATTTGTGGTGAGACCTGATCCAATGGTTTCGTGTATCTTTCGGTATAAGTAAAACTGTCCGTTCCTTTAACGTAAGAAAGCTATTCTGTTCTTTCCTTTTGTGCACTAGGTCAGTTTAGCTTATGCATATGAGACCAAGGAAGCGCTTTGCCTGGTGCTGACCATAATGAATGGAGGAGATCTGAAGTTTCACATATATAAGATTGGCTTTCCAGGATTAAGCAAGGAAAGGGTGCAGTTTTATGCAGCTCAGGTCCTATGTGGCTTGGATCATCTTCATCAAAACAACATTATTTACAGGTAACGCTGCTTCAACAAGCTTAGATCAATGTTCATTTTTAGAATTTACTTCAATCTCTGGAAGTTATAATcaacttcatttttatttcagggatTTAAAGCCTGAAAACATCCTCTTAGATGATTACGGTTAGTGCATCCATTTCTACaggaaaacactaaacacattaaaatacgGTTCAACCTGCTGTACATCAAGAGGCAAAAATCATTGTTCATAGTGTAGAATTTGTTGGTTATGTAATAACATAACTCACAGTTTGCTAAACCCTAACAAGGAAATAATTCAGGAATGCTCAAGCCATCGCTTTCTTATTCTTAAGTTTCAGGAACTAAGAATTAGTTTTAATTCATTTCCTCCATGAAATCTGATTGTTACGCATCACAGCACTTTATGTAACGATTCattcaagctaaaaaaaaaaaaacgtatgtACAAGGAAACATTACATAATACCACAGTGCTACtcaattcttaaatctgattggttagatgtTGATTCACAAAGTAATTTATAGTTTATAATTAATCTATAGAAACGTTTGTGCATGTACATTGTTCTTTATAAATGCAGAGCATTCCTTTAATGTGGtcattttatgcatttatctttttttttctgtttgtttttaattaggTCACATACGCATATCTGACCTGGGCTTGTCAGTAATCATAAAAGAAGGAGAGCTCATTCGTGGAAAAGTGGGAACAGCTGGATACATGGGTACGTCATGTTCTCACCAGTAAACCACAggacacacttacactacactaacacgCTGACGCGTTAAAACAATAGGCCAAGTTCTTATCTTATAGTATTTAATATGTAGGCTAGACATCAACATGAATTCCAGTATACAGTATGACTTAAAAAACTGCAATTTACAAAATGAACCTACAGTAAAACTTTCATAACTTTTATAACTGtgcagtttttttgttgttgatgcg from Tachysurus vachellii isolate PV-2020 chromosome 20, HZAU_Pvac_v1, whole genome shotgun sequence includes these protein-coding regions:
- the grk5 gene encoding G protein-coupled receptor kinase 5 isoform X1; translation: MEIESMAANTALIRAREGGGGKHKGRSRRWKELLQFPHINECAGLEQNVERDYYSLCVEQPIGKALFQRYCETKPDLKCCIDFLNETEEHDVIPPEKWKSYGNEIISKYLNTKSPQFVQEIPDNHREICKQNLEQDISYSLFSDCRKTLHEYLSGEPFKDYQKSMYFDRFLQWKMIERYPVTRSSFREYRVLGKGGFGEVCACQARASGKMYACKKLEKKRIKKQKAEIMALNEKQILEKVNSRFVVSLAYAYETKEALCLVLTIMNGGDLKFHIYKIGFPGLSKERVQFYAAQVLCGLDHLHQNNIIYRDLKPENILLDDYGHIRISDLGLSVIIKEGELIRGKVGTAGYMAPEVIGDKYYNVSADWWGLGCLIYEMTAAALPFRDRHERMHRKELDKRVLETTENYGVRFTADTKDICQALLAKNPEERLGCGAGGVTDIKNHQFFKEINFRRLEAGMLEPPFVPNPKAVYCHDVVDIDQFSTVKGINLDVNDEDFYTKFNTGSMAIPWQNEMIETECFKDLNVFGPDGTRTPDLDRSIKVGQSLKSQTKRMHHQPSRTKSRLIEKIFRRHNRDEPTEQKSKPSRKSTDELRMNLLDSSYETL
- the grk5 gene encoding G protein-coupled receptor kinase 5 isoform X2, whose protein sequence is MEIESMAANTALIRAREGGGGKHKGRSRRWKELLQFPHINECAGLEQNVERDYYSLCVEQPIGKALFQRYCETKPDLKCCIDFLNETEEHDVIPPEKWKSYGNEIISKYLNTKEIPDNHREICKQNLEQDISYSLFSDCRKTLHEYLSGEPFKDYQKSMYFDRFLQWKMIERYPVTRSSFREYRVLGKGGFGEVCACQARASGKMYACKKLEKKRIKKQKAEIMALNEKQILEKVNSRFVVSLAYAYETKEALCLVLTIMNGGDLKFHIYKIGFPGLSKERVQFYAAQVLCGLDHLHQNNIIYRDLKPENILLDDYGHIRISDLGLSVIIKEGELIRGKVGTAGYMAPEVIGDKYYNVSADWWGLGCLIYEMTAAALPFRDRHERMHRKELDKRVLETTENYGVRFTADTKDICQALLAKNPEERLGCGAGGVTDIKNHQFFKEINFRRLEAGMLEPPFVPNPKAVYCHDVVDIDQFSTVKGINLDVNDEDFYTKFNTGSMAIPWQNEMIETECFKDLNVFGPDGTRTPDLDRSIKVGQSLKSQTKRMHHQPSRTKSRLIEKIFRRHNRDEPTEQKSKPSRKSTDELRMNLLDSSYETL